One Diospyros lotus cultivar Yz01 chromosome 1, ASM1463336v1, whole genome shotgun sequence genomic window carries:
- the LOC127808964 gene encoding anthocyanidin 3-O-glucosyltransferase 2-like: MKKVELVFVPAPGVGHVVSTVEIAKLLTARDQRLSITILIIKLPFDSKITSFVELLSDQSCDRIRFLQLPHTDAARELLSRSDGRGNPAEFIHWHKSPVRDVVSEMISSGSDSSTLAGLVVDMFCTPMVEVAKEFAIPAYVFFTSSAGMLGMLFHLQSLHDEHGIDTTEFRPDSDEVLEVPTFAKAFQVKCMPSRLLDKDSGAKMFYGVARTFREVRGIIINTFMELETHAVKALADDASLPEIYAVGPVLNLKTEPDNDDQVKSILGWLDNQPSSSVVFLCFGSMGVFRDEQVLEIAHALERSGHRFLWSLRRPPPPNHRGKFPADYDNPQEVLPEGFLERTAATGKVIGWAPQVAVLSHPAVGAFVSHCGWNSTLESIWCGVPMAAWPLYAEQQLNAFQLVEELGLAVEVKMDYRKESDAVVKAAVIEGAIRRLMDGEKSGEIMREKLAEMKEKSRKAVMEGGTSYNSMARLIDDLVSNTSNGSS, encoded by the exons atgaagaaggtAGAGCTGGTCTTCGTCCCTGCACCGGGGGTTGGCCACGTCGTATCGACGGTGGAGATCGCTAAGCTTCTCACTGCTCGAGATCAACGACTCTCCATCACTATTCTCATCATCAAGCTCCCTTTCGACTCCAAGATCACTTCCTTCGTCGAATTGCTCTCCGACCAATCCTGCGATCGCATCCGCTTCCTTCAACTGCCCCATACCGACGCCGCCAGGGAGCTCCTCTCCAGATCCGACGGCCGCGGCAACCCAGCCGAATTCATCCACTGGCACAAATCACCGGTGAGAGATGTTGTTTCCGAGATGATCTCTTCAGGCTCCGATTCCTCAACACTCGCCGGTTTGGTTGTCGACATGTTCTGCACGCCGATGGTTGAGGTCGCGAAGGAGTTCGCTATTCCGGCGTACGTCTTCTTCACGTCCAGCGCCGGCATGCTCGGGATGCTGTTCCATCTGCAGAGCCTCCACGACGAGCACGGAATCGACACAACGGAGTTCAGACCGGATTCCGATGAGGTGTTGGAGGTGCCGACGTTTGCGAAGGCCTTTCAGGTAAAGTGCATGCCGTCGAGGCTGTTGGACAAGGACAGTGGGGCCAAGATGTTCTACGGCGTCGCCAGGACGTTTAGAGAAGTCAGGGGAATCATCATTAATACGTTCATGGAGCTGGAGACTCATGCCGTTAAAGCCCTCGCTGACGACGCTAGCTTACCGGAGATCTACGCCGTCGGACCGGTTCTAAACCTCAAGACGGAGCCGG ATAACGACGACCAAGTCAAATCCATCCTGGGCTGGCTGGACAACCAGCCGTCGTCGTCCGTCGTGTTCCTCTGCTTCGGCAGCATGGGTGTCTTCCGGGATGAGCAGGTGCTGGAGATAGCTCACGCTCTGGAACGCAGCGGCCACCGCTTTCTCTGGTCCCTCAGGCGGCCGCCCCCTCCAAACCACCGGGGGAAGTTCCCGGCCGACTACGACAACCCACAAGAAGTCCTGCCGGAGGGCTTCCTGGAGCGCACGGCGGCGACCGGCAAAGTCATCGGATGGGCGCCGCAGGTGGCGGTGCTGTCCCACCCGGCTGTGGGCGCCTTCGTTTCCCACTGCGGCTGGAACTCCACACTGGAGAGCATATGGTGCGGCGTCCCAATGGCGGCGTGGCCGCTCTACGCCGAGCAGCAATTGAACGCGTTTCAGCTGGTGGAGGAGCTGGGATTGGCGGTGGAGGTAAAGATGGATTACCGGAAGGAGAGCGATGCAGTGGTGAAGGCGGCGGTGATAGAGGGGGCGATACGGCGGCTGATGGATGGAGAGAAAAGCGGCGAGATCATGAGGGAAAAGCTGGCagagatgaaggagaagagCCGCAAAGCTGTTATGGAAGGTGGGACTTCTTACAATTCCATGGCCCGATTGATAGATGATTTGGTCAGCAACACTAGTAATGGTTcttcatga